One window of the Labilibaculum sp. genome contains the following:
- a CDS encoding MFS transporter — MTRSISGNIPKLYLIKIAKWFMLTMPIIVLFYQENGLSMQNVLTLKGIYSVAVVALEIPSGYIADVWGRKKSLILGSILGCLGFVVYSFSSGFNGFLIAELILGIGSSFISGSDSAMLYDSLLKMNREKEYLKQESRVMSVGNFAEALAGIAGGSLALISLRTPFIFQSFIAFIAIPASILLVDPNQNSIKLKVGFNHILGIVKFSLWDNAKLRWNIVFSSVIGCATLTLAWFIQPYLRDLNMEVSTIGVIWTLLNLTVGITALSAHKAEEYLGKTGTSIFIVIGISGGFMLTGWFNSLIGVGVLFFFYFVRGIATPILKNYINQITESDMRATVLSVRNFIIRICFAIIGPFLGWYTDHFSISSALILAGAIFFVLGGISVIFMTKAEK, encoded by the coding sequence ATGACAAGATCTATTTCCGGAAATATCCCAAAACTGTATTTGATTAAAATTGCCAAGTGGTTCATGCTCACCATGCCCATTATTGTTCTCTTTTATCAGGAGAATGGTTTGAGTATGCAGAATGTACTAACCCTTAAGGGAATTTATTCAGTAGCAGTAGTTGCTCTGGAAATTCCATCGGGATATATTGCTGATGTTTGGGGCCGAAAAAAGTCTTTGATTTTAGGTTCGATTCTAGGCTGTTTGGGCTTTGTAGTCTACTCGTTTAGCTCAGGCTTTAACGGCTTTTTAATTGCTGAATTGATATTGGGAATTGGCAGCAGCTTTATATCAGGTTCCGATTCTGCCATGCTATACGATAGCCTGCTTAAAATGAATAGAGAGAAAGAATATCTAAAACAGGAAAGCAGAGTAATGTCGGTTGGGAATTTTGCCGAAGCTCTGGCTGGTATTGCCGGTGGCAGTTTGGCTCTAATTAGTCTCAGGACTCCCTTCATTTTTCAGTCCTTCATTGCATTCATTGCAATTCCAGCCTCCATCTTACTAGTAGATCCAAATCAGAATTCAATAAAATTAAAAGTTGGATTCAATCATATTCTGGGCATTGTAAAATTCTCTCTTTGGGACAATGCCAAATTACGCTGGAATATTGTTTTTTCATCTGTTATTGGATGTGCAACACTCACACTTGCCTGGTTTATTCAACCCTATCTTCGGGATTTAAACATGGAAGTAAGCACCATTGGAGTAATCTGGACTCTTTTGAACCTAACCGTAGGAATTACAGCCCTTTCAGCACATAAAGCTGAGGAATATCTTGGAAAAACAGGGACTTCTATTTTTATCGTTATTGGAATCTCGGGAGGCTTTATGCTGACAGGATGGTTCAATTCATTGATTGGGGTTGGTGTCCTTTTCTTTTTCTATTTTGTACGGGGAATTGCCACTCCTATTTTAAAAAATTACATCAACCAAATTACCGAATCGGACATGAGAGCAACGGTGCTCTCTGTCAGGAATTTTATTATTCGAATTTGTTTTGCTATTATTGGTCCGTTTTTAGGCTGGTACACTGACCATTTCAGTATTTCATCAGCCTTGATACTCGCTGGAGCAATCTTCTTTGTTCTTGGAGGAATAAGTGTGATTTTTATGACAAAAGCGGAAAAATAA
- a CDS encoding aconitase/3-isopropylmalate dehydratase large subunit family protein yields the protein MGMTLIEKILANHSKESVVKPGDIIDVEIDIRAARDFGGANVVKNIQEHNLKIADPKKTYFTFDCNPTGSDQKYAVNQQICRLFARDNGVKVFDINTGIGTHTLIEQGLAYSGITAVTTDSHANILGAVGAFGQGMGDKDIAVAIHKGKVWFKVPKSVKINLNGKRPEGIYAKDIVLGLLNQFGANSLLGYAVEIYGGEVDHFTLDERITISSMATEMGCIIILFTPNDAIMEYSQFRNGREFDVVKADLDAEYDQVFEIDLEEFVPRASLPGEPHNTVPVSKVRGVKIDSAFIGSCTNGRMEDFRVVADILKGKKVAPGVVFKIVPATDEIWNECLKEGLINIFKEAGAMVSNAGCAGCAAGQVGQNGEGEVTISTGNRNFPGKQGKGKVYLASPATVVASAIAGCIIPHDEIPEHPVTFGPRKEKEVGTMLHSSSEVLIRPKRIEGRAWYIPMDNIDTDMIYHNRYLSITDMDEMGQYTFDNLEGYEDFAQKAKSGDIVIAHKNFGSGSSRQQAVDCFKALGIQGILAESYGAIYERNAINAAFPIMTCVDISKLNLADGDTILLDLETGKITNTTKNISVQGERFSEVQLEIYQNGGLF from the coding sequence ATGGGAATGACATTAATCGAGAAGATCTTGGCAAATCACTCCAAAGAGAGTGTTGTAAAGCCTGGCGATATTATTGATGTTGAGATTGACATTCGTGCCGCCCGGGATTTTGGGGGAGCGAATGTGGTTAAAAATATTCAGGAGCATAACTTGAAGATTGCCGATCCAAAAAAAACTTATTTTACTTTTGATTGTAATCCTACAGGGTCAGATCAGAAATATGCAGTAAATCAGCAAATATGTCGGTTGTTTGCGCGGGATAATGGCGTGAAAGTATTTGATATCAATACAGGTATTGGAACGCATACCTTAATTGAACAAGGTCTCGCTTATTCGGGAATTACTGCTGTAACTACAGATTCTCATGCCAATATTTTGGGGGCTGTCGGCGCATTCGGGCAAGGTATGGGCGATAAGGACATTGCTGTTGCCATTCATAAGGGAAAAGTTTGGTTCAAAGTCCCTAAATCAGTTAAAATAAATTTAAATGGAAAGCGGCCGGAGGGAATTTATGCCAAGGATATTGTTTTGGGATTATTGAATCAGTTTGGAGCGAATTCTCTTCTTGGATATGCTGTGGAGATTTATGGCGGGGAAGTAGATCACTTCACTCTTGATGAAAGAATCACAATTTCATCCATGGCTACAGAAATGGGATGTATCATCATTTTGTTTACTCCCAATGATGCCATTATGGAATACAGTCAATTTCGAAATGGAAGGGAGTTTGATGTAGTGAAAGCTGACCTTGATGCCGAATACGATCAGGTGTTTGAAATAGATTTGGAAGAGTTTGTTCCCCGGGCTTCTTTGCCGGGAGAACCTCACAACACTGTTCCGGTTAGCAAAGTCAGAGGAGTGAAAATAGACTCGGCCTTTATTGGAAGCTGTACCAATGGACGAATGGAAGATTTTCGGGTTGTGGCGGATATCCTAAAAGGGAAAAAAGTAGCTCCTGGTGTCGTTTTTAAGATCGTTCCCGCGACCGATGAAATTTGGAATGAATGTTTAAAAGAAGGCTTGATTAATATTTTTAAAGAAGCCGGAGCCATGGTTTCCAATGCTGGTTGCGCAGGTTGTGCTGCCGGTCAGGTAGGACAGAATGGTGAAGGAGAGGTAACCATTAGCACCGGGAACAGAAATTTTCCAGGCAAGCAGGGAAAAGGAAAGGTGTATTTGGCATCACCAGCTACAGTAGTTGCTTCTGCAATTGCCGGTTGCATTATTCCGCACGATGAAATACCAGAGCATCCCGTAACATTTGGTCCCCGAAAAGAAAAAGAAGTGGGTACAATGCTTCATTCAAGTTCTGAGGTGTTGATTAGACCTAAGAGAATTGAAGGGCGTGCTTGGTACATTCCCATGGATAATATCGATACAGATATGATTTATCACAATCGATATCTTTCTATTACTGATATGGATGAAATGGGACAGTATACTTTTGATAATCTGGAAGGATACGAAGATTTTGCACAAAAAGCCAAGTCGGGCGATATTGTGATTGCACACAAAAACTTTGGAAGTGGCAGTTCCCGGCAACAGGCAGTTGATTGTTTCAAAGCATTGGGAATACAAGGCATTCTTGCAGAATCTTACGGAGCAATCTACGAGAGGAATGCCATTAATGCAGCTTTTCCAATTATGACTTGCGTTGATATTTCAAAACTAAACCTAGCTGATGGTGATACAATTCTTTTGGATTTAGAGACGGGCAAAATCACCAATACAACTAAAAATATCTCGGTGCAGGGAGAACGTTTCTCTGAAGTTCAACTGGAAATTTACCAAAACGGAGGACTCTTTTAA
- a CDS encoding aconitase/3-isopropylmalate dehydratase large subunit family protein, whose translation MQNLTFVEKVFRAKCGSIVFKIPDIVLTHDNTASIKITFEKMGGGQVKNPDQLLVVLDHNAPPTNAKLATDYQRVRELVQKQGIKKFYDAGSGICHQIMSYHAKPGMIIVGSDSHTCTAGAFNALAAGIDRTEAAGLWKRGETWFRVPESIKIILNGKLPEGVFAKDLSLWIIGMIGSAGANYMSIEYHGEGVKSLSISDRMTLANLASEMGAKNAVFPPDKVLEDFYEQKVKGIWADEDAQYFKEYEINLSDLVPLVAAPHHVDNVKTISEVKGVKLNQGLIGTCTNGRLEDLRIAARILDGKQVVPGFQLLVAPASKEIYLDAIKEGIITKLMKAGAAILGSSCGPCLGTGQGIPADGFTVISTANRNFLGRMGNKNAQIYLASPAAVACSALTGEITDPRINISRQIEFPFQKQQSRTILIQESDNRKSNGVWDYSDVDHLNTDQMFAGNLTYEVLSSDPDGIRPHLFKGFDDSFADGVEEGDILIAGENFGCGSSREHPSVGLAHAGVRAVIVKSVNRIFYRSAINQGLLLIVNREIVESYHRNDVLVLDFQEGVVHVGEKRFEIPVLPDKLQQIIKCKGLVNWIRTVI comes from the coding sequence ATGCAAAACCTAACTTTCGTTGAAAAGGTATTTCGGGCAAAATGTGGAAGCATTGTTTTCAAAATTCCCGATATTGTTCTGACTCATGACAATACGGCCAGTATCAAAATTACATTTGAAAAAATGGGGGGCGGTCAAGTGAAAAATCCTGATCAGCTTCTGGTCGTTCTCGATCACAATGCACCGCCAACCAATGCCAAGTTGGCTACCGATTATCAGAGGGTTCGTGAATTGGTTCAGAAACAAGGAATCAAGAAGTTTTATGATGCAGGCTCAGGCATATGTCATCAAATCATGTCGTACCATGCCAAACCTGGAATGATAATCGTAGGCAGCGACAGTCATACATGCACTGCCGGCGCATTCAATGCTTTAGCTGCCGGTATCGATCGCACGGAAGCTGCCGGATTATGGAAACGGGGAGAAACATGGTTTCGGGTGCCCGAATCCATTAAAATTATTCTAAATGGGAAGTTGCCGGAAGGTGTTTTTGCCAAAGATCTTTCTTTGTGGATTATCGGAATGATAGGTTCGGCGGGAGCCAACTATATGTCTATTGAATATCATGGTGAGGGAGTGAAAAGTCTTTCTATTTCTGATCGCATGACATTGGCAAATTTGGCTTCCGAAATGGGCGCTAAGAATGCTGTTTTTCCTCCCGATAAAGTGTTGGAAGATTTTTATGAACAAAAGGTAAAAGGCATTTGGGCCGATGAAGATGCCCAATATTTTAAAGAATACGAAATTAATTTAAGCGATTTAGTTCCATTGGTAGCAGCTCCGCATCATGTGGATAATGTAAAAACCATATCGGAAGTTAAAGGAGTAAAGTTAAATCAAGGATTAATAGGAACCTGTACGAACGGACGATTGGAGGATTTGCGGATTGCAGCCAGAATATTGGATGGCAAGCAAGTTGTTCCTGGTTTTCAGTTGTTGGTGGCTCCCGCTTCCAAAGAAATATATTTGGATGCGATTAAAGAGGGAATTATCACCAAATTGATGAAAGCCGGAGCTGCTATTTTGGGTTCTTCCTGCGGACCTTGTTTGGGAACCGGACAAGGAATTCCTGCCGATGGATTTACCGTGATTTCAACCGCGAACAGAAATTTTTTAGGTAGAATGGGCAATAAAAATGCTCAAATATATCTTGCTTCTCCCGCTGCAGTAGCCTGTTCAGCTCTCACTGGTGAAATAACAGATCCAAGAATAAATATTTCCCGGCAAATCGAATTTCCATTTCAAAAACAGCAGAGTCGAACAATCCTAATTCAAGAATCGGACAATCGAAAATCAAATGGAGTTTGGGATTACTCCGATGTTGATCATTTGAATACCGACCAAATGTTTGCAGGAAACTTAACCTACGAGGTTTTGAGTTCCGATCCGGATGGAATTCGGCCACATTTGTTCAAAGGATTTGATGATTCTTTTGCTGATGGAGTAGAGGAAGGTGATATTTTGATTGCCGGAGAAAATTTTGGTTGCGGCAGTTCAAGAGAACATCCTTCAGTTGGATTGGCTCATGCAGGAGTACGTGCGGTGATCGTAAAATCGGTAAACCGGATCTTTTACAGGTCGGCAATTAATCAGGGTTTATTACTCATTGTGAACCGCGAAATTGTTGAATCATACCATAGAAATGACGTGCTTGTGCTTGATTTTCAGGAGGGAGTCGTTCATGTTGGCGAAAAACGATTCGAAATACCGGTTTTACCCGATAAATTACAACAGATAATAAAATGCAAAGGCCTCGTAAACTGGATAAGAACTGTGATATAA